One segment of Choloepus didactylus isolate mChoDid1 chromosome 15, mChoDid1.pri, whole genome shotgun sequence DNA contains the following:
- the LOC119510269 gene encoding amidophosphoribosyltransferase: MELEESGIREECGVFGCIASGEWPSQLDVPHVITLGLVGLQHRGQESAGIVTSDGSTVPTFKTHKGMGLVNHVFNEDNLKKLYISNLGIGHTRYATTGKCELENCQPFVVETLHGKIAVAHNGELVNAARLRKKILRHGVGLSTSSDSEMITQLLAYTPPQERDDTPDWVARIKNLMKEAPTAYSLLIMHRDVIYAVRDPYGNRPLCIGRLIPVSDINGKGKKLSETEGWVVSSESCSFLSIGALYFREVLPGEIVKISRHSVQTLDTVSRSEGNPMAFCIFEYVYFARPDSIFEDQMVYTVRYRCGQQLAIEAPVDADLVSTVPESATPAALGYAAKCGLPYVEVLCKNRYVGRTFIQPNMRLRQLGVAKKFGVLSDNFIGKRIVLVDDSIVRGNTISPIIKLLKESGAKEVHIRVASPPIRYPCFMGINIPTKEELIANKPEFEHLAEYLGANSVVYLSVEGLVSSVRERAKFKKQKVEKQGIMIQENGNGLKCFEKSSHCTACLTGEYPVELDW, translated from the coding sequence ATGGAACTGGAGGAGTCGGGGATCCGAGAGGAATGTGGCGTGTTCGGGTGCATCGCTTCGGGAGAGTGGCCCTCACAGCTAGATGTGCCGCATGTGATCACCCTGGGACTCGTGGGGCTGCAGCACCGGGGTCAGGAGAGTGCTGGTATTGTGACCAGTGATGGGAGTACAGTGCCAACATTCAAAACACACAAGGGTATGGGTCTTGTAAATCATGTCTTTAATGAagataatttaaagaaattatatatttcaaatctTGGTATTGGACATACAAGGTATGCTACTACCGGAAAATGTGAATTAGAAAATTGTCAGCCTTTTGTTGTTGAAACGCTTCATGGGAAAATAGCAGTGGCACATAATGGCGAATTGGTAAATGCTGCCCGATTAAGGAAAAAGATTCTGCGTCATGGTGTTGGTCTGTCAACAAGTTCTGATAGTGAAATGATTACCCAATTATTGGCATATACCCCTCCTCAGGAACGAGATGACACCCCAGACTGGGTAGCTAGGATTAAAAACTTAATGAAGGAGGCACCTACAGCATACTCCCTGCTTATTATGCACAGAGATGTTATTTATGCAGTCCGAGATCCTTATGGAAATCGCCCTCTATGCATTGGTCGTCTTATTCCTGTATCTGATAtaaatggaaaagggaaaaagcTCTCAGAAACGGAAGGATGGGTGGTATCTTCAGAATCTTGTAGCTTTTTATCTATTGGTGCATTATATTTCCGTGAAGTCTTGCCTGGAGAAATTGTGAAAATATCCAGACATAGTGTCCAAACTCTTGATACTGTATCAAGGTCTGAAGGAAATCCAATGGCtttttgtatatttgaatatgtttATTTTGCAAGACCAGATAGTATATTTGAAGACCAAATGGTTTACACGGTAAGATACCGTTGTGGTCAGCAGTTAGCAATTGAAGCACCTGTGGATGCAGATTTGGTCAGCACTGTTCCTGAATCTGCTACACCTGCTGCCCTTGGTTATGCAGCAAAGTGTGGACTTCCATATGTGGAAGTGTTGTGTAAAAACCGCTATGTAGGAAGAACCTTCATTCAGCCAAATATGCGGTTAAGACAGCTTGGTGTTGCAAAAAAATTTGGAGTATTGTCAGACAACTTTATAGGCAAAAGAATTGTTCTTGTAGACGATTCTATCGTGAGAGGCAATACCATCTCTCCCATAATAAAATTGCTCAAAGAATCTGGTGCAAAAGAGGTACACATTCGAGTTGCCTCACCACCAATTAGATATCCATGTTTCATGGGAATAAATATTCCCACAAAAGAAGAGCTTATTGCCAATAAGCCAGAATTTGAACATCTTGCAGAATATTTAGGAGCAAACAGTGTTGTATATCTATCAGTAGAAGGACTGGTTTCGTCTGTACGAGAaagagcaaaatttaaaaaacagaaagtggaaAAGCAAGGAATTATGATTCAAGAAAATGGGAATGGTCTGAAATGTTTTGAAAAGAGCAGTCATTGTACAGCTTGTCTCACTGGAGAATACCCTGTGGAATTGGATTGGTAG